One Lysinibacillus fusiformis genomic window carries:
- the yeiL gene encoding transcriptional regulator YeiL, with translation MQILTGEVRQYYIKKYPIDDFFSFDIYPYLEVCQFDKGEWIFKEGSYPDSMYYMIEGKTKLYMTHKNGKVSLIEYLEAPRFMGEIELLNEARYTKGIQTVTTTICLSIATQACKEKLLADALFLRRLCVFLGEKATTMTSKYTQNQAYPLENRLAAFIQLSSDQGIYKEKHTEICEYLGVSYRHLLYVLAQFCEEKILEKQKNGYHIIDEQRLNQLAQEIQ, from the coding sequence ATGCAAATACTGACAGGTGAAGTACGGCAATATTATATAAAAAAATATCCGATTGATGATTTTTTCTCCTTTGACATCTATCCATATTTAGAAGTCTGCCAATTCGACAAAGGAGAGTGGATTTTTAAAGAAGGATCATACCCCGATTCGATGTATTACATGATAGAGGGGAAAACGAAGCTCTATATGACGCATAAGAACGGCAAGGTTTCGCTTATTGAATATCTGGAAGCACCACGGTTTATGGGGGAGATTGAATTGTTAAATGAGGCTAGATATACCAAGGGGATTCAAACGGTGACAACAACAATTTGTCTATCAATTGCCACACAGGCATGCAAAGAAAAGCTACTCGCAGACGCACTTTTTTTACGTAGATTATGTGTATTTTTAGGGGAAAAGGCAACTACAATGACGTCAAAATATACGCAAAATCAGGCATACCCATTGGAAAATCGACTAGCAGCCTTTATCCAATTATCATCCGATCAAGGCATCTATAAAGAAAAGCATACGGAAATTTGTGAATATTTAGGGGTTTCTTATCGCCATTTATTATATGTCCTAGCCCAATTTTGCGAAGAAAAAATACTGGAAAAGCAAAAGAATGGCTACCACATTATCGATGAGCAACGCCTTAACCAATTGGCGCAGGAAATTCAGTAA